A region of the Drosophila ananassae strain 14024-0371.13 chromosome XL, ASM1763931v2, whole genome shotgun sequence genome:
TCTGGGTTTTGGGattgggtttttggttttctgatttattttttttttgtttttttttgtgggccTTTCTATTTTCAAATCGTTTTCGCACCCATTTCGCAGGGGGGCGTATCAATCACAgaatacagaaaaaaaaaaaaaaaacaaggggGGTTTCAATTCTTTTGTTGCCTGTCatgtattttaaataaatctcTTTATATTGCTTACtgaatactaaaaaaaaaacaaattaagaaaataaaaaataaataaaaactaatagCAATGAGTAAGAGTTTTAAGCCTTAtcctaaaataaatcataaataaatagaaatcaTAACAACAACTCCTTTCTCcaaactaaatattaaaatatttctttataaaattctttaaaaaaataaaatttagattagaaaaaatgaaaataataatgagTAAGAGTAGAACTCTCGAACCTTTTCAAAGCCTTATCTTAAAATGaatcataaataaattcaaaaataaaataaaatataagcaCTTCCCTTCTCTAAactaaatttcaaaatatttcttcacgttaaaaaaactaaaatttagattagaaaaaaaagaaaatagaaaaaaggCCTTTTAAAGCCTTAATCTTAAAATGAATCATAAgtaaatccaaaaaaaaacttaaaatatttctacACAAAAATTCtacaacaaatttaaaatttagattagaaaaaaaggaatgaaaaaaagaaacaaaaaagctAATACCCTCTGGGCAGAAAGAAGTGCCTTCTAATTAGAAACGCCCCATGGGTTCTCTGGAGGTTCTCTGGAGGGTCTAGGGCCCCTTCGTGATTTcttgtaattaatttatggGCGTTAAGTGTTGCTTGTTTGCGGCGCTGCTAGATCTTCCTCATAGACTATATGGATATAGAGTTTGGATCTAGCCACTAGCCACTAGCCACCACTGCCACTCACTTTGATCACAAAAGCGTAAAAACTTACTCAGGTATATCACTTCCGCATTTGAGTCTCTTCTTTACCCCTAGCCACACTTtatccaaaacaaaaataaataaataaaaaaaatatataacttttttttttttttttttttgttagtttatgtttttagaaaatataCATTCTGTATGCTTGAAGTAGAACTGAATGATTTGAGTTCAGAAACCAGACTGACAGGCCAGATAGGTTGTAATGGCACAGGTTACTGATCCCACTCACTCCGAAAAACCCAATTCCAGGGGGGGTAGATAATGTTATTGACTTGCAGGTAGGTGCTCTTTAGGGGCAGGTAGGTTAGGTGCCATGCCACCGAGGCACCTAAGAGGGATACTGATAAGCCGCTGATAAGTCAAGTAAACATATGTGTCTCTCAACTTATGACTCAAGCCCTATAATTCATAATTAGTTACAAGAGCTGACTTGAACTGGACTTCTGATAAGCTTCGAAGTAGCTCCCAGGGTGGGTGATAAGGAGCCTGGAAGTGGAGCCACGATGGAGGGGCAGTGGGGAGATTGCATCACAGAGGCCTGCCTTAGGAGCCAGCCAGACAGTGGGAATCACttgtttggattttttttactgAAAGCCGATCCTcaagggaaaataaataaacttggCCTTAATTTCTGCATAACTCGACTAAATTCtggttatttttaaaactgagataGTAgctaataaaatttcaaattttaaattatttttacaaataaaagAGGGTTGATTGCAGAGCCACCCCTTTGTTTAGAGCCACCCCAACTCCTACTCTCCTACTTCTACTCTCTCGCTCGCACACTGCATTGATAAATGGTGACACGTAGGTCCCCCTGACCCGCATATCCCCACCCCTCTATTTACTCTCTtgttctctctctctctgggaGAGTTCTTGGCTCTCCCACGTTTTAGCCCCCTTCTTGGTCTACGTCTATCCCGCTCCAATGCAACCGATCAAGGACAATGAACTTGAACCATCTGTCCCTCTTCCTCTTGCCCCGATCTAAGCCAATCATTATTGTCTGTTCTGTGCTCTACCACCCCCTCCCCCTCTGTGTGTGATTTGTAATTGTACTATTTTTAGTTCATGACTTTCCATTCGAACAGATGGCGAAGGTCATCAGAAGTCGCCTGGCTGGGGagggaaaaagaaaaacacgATAACTCTCCAGGATCGAACGCAGTGGGAGAGAGAGTGCTgatggtgctggtggtggtgggagaaatatctgatatctgaggaatttaaaaataaaaaccacaaGATATAGAATATGTGGTTTTCCACAATTCCACCTCTCGCTTGGGAATTATTTCTGGCCCCGAGACTACACTGCTGCACCTTATCAGCCGTgccgagagagagagacaggcTAACAGTATAATGATAACGGGGCCTCAGACAACAACCCACCCTCCTGTGGGAAAGAGCAAGCGACAGAAGCCGATAAGGGAGggagggtggtggtggtgtggcaGTGGTGGTagtattgtttttgttgctacTACTACTGCTTCTGGCATAATCGATGGCCAAGACAGAAAATTATGTCAAGGACATGAAATCGGCAAATACCATACTACCAAATTGCTGCGACTAAATATTTAACTTGGCAATTTGCAAGGCACTAGTTTGGCCAATAATTTAGTGGCTTACTCTCTtaatgttttcttttctttattgtttttatttattgctttttgttgttgttgttcttccTATTGAGCGTACATGTCGCTTCGGACTCTCTCGCTCGCACACAATGTACAGCTAGGCTAGAGTAATAGTGCAATGGAAAGAGAGATGATGACGGTTATCTCTTGCCAGACAGACGTAactgttaaaaaaaagaaaaacacacacacagacacggTACTATCCCAAAATAGACAATCATAACATGCACTTTGCACTTTGAGATTCAAAGATGATCTCATTAGATCTATGTTAGTTGCACTTACGTTCTATGGACTTTTCAAACTTCACAGGATGGAGTTTTACGCGCTcaactcgaaaaaaaaaactgttaatTTTGATTTGGAGTGGGTCACACTCAACACACACGCACGCACACCGACGCGACGCGACGCTAACCGCGGCGACCTTTTCCCCGTTTTTCCGCTGTGGGAAAGCTGAAAAACGGCCAATGTTGTTCCGTTGTTTGATGTATTTGCTTTAGCTTAAGTTGAGCGGTCCACGGACGTCGAATGCTTGGCGGTGCGGTGCGCGAGTCTCGACTCTGTCttcctgctgttgctgctgcttcttcttcaatTACAAATACAATtgtaaatacaaaaatacaaatattagtGTTGCCAGACACCAAAAACTATCGGTTGGCCGCGAAAATATACTAAAAAATCCCATAACATCTGTAAAATACATTGCCATCTCTATATTTCAAATATATCGCAACAATAGGACTATCGATTATTCGCTGTcgttatattttcaaaatatgacagttaataattaaatttgctgcaatatttgaaataagtcccaaaattgaaaaaaaaatacttgcAATTAactatgaaaaaatattaaatgtatTTCCTTGGATAATACCAAGAGCGTGATGacatgaaaaataaatacacatAATTACTCTTAAACGATAAACACAAAAATGGggacgaaaaaaaataattaatgttATTAGCATCTCTGGTAACTTACTTAATAACTTAAAAACTAACTATAGATAACTTGACATACGCACAATTTTTATAATCCAAAACAGAATACTTTCtgattaaataatatattttatattaatatatagaTGTATTGTTAAGAAAGTTATAAGCTATTTAGATGATTTcgttacaaaaaatatatatatatatatatcagatgATATATATGTTTTGCGATAAGCGTATACCGCTAATTTCGTACActattaatttgtttttattgttagATCTTAcgtagaaatatatatatatatcatgtAAATTTATTGTTTAGTTTTGTTATATAGCTGTCTATAACGTCGCTATGTACAATGAAACGATGCCAATTACCTTGGTGTTGTGTGTGTACAAAAATTTGTTAGATTACATGAAGGGtttcttttaatttgttttttttttttgaggctAGGAtgggtttttttcttttcttttttttgtagttgtaTGAATACACCTATCCCCTATCTTTTGTCGATTTTTGTAGAACTATATATTTTAGGTTTTCCGTTGCTTAGGATTTGTACTTGCAAGTTGCTcgcccaattgccgaattggGTTtgtttctctctctctctctatctctctctcttctCTTCTAGCTGTCTCTTTCTGTGTGGACACTTGCTGTCTCTGtctaatgtgtgtgtgtgattatTAGAATTAAGGCTCAGCGTCGTCGTGtagctcctcctcctgctcctgctcctcctcctcctggttGGCCCATCGGTGATGCAGTTGCTCCACTTCCGACAACTCCTGCTCCCCGACTCCGGGCACTGTAGCAACTAATGGCAGTGATCAGATtgctgttgttattgttggtgttttgggtattgctgctgctgctgttggagctactgctgctgctgctgctgcgcagCGACCAGCGCTTGTTCAGGTgatccgccgccgccgccaagGCAGCTGTGTAGGCCCGCGTTCCAATCGCCAGTGTGGGAACGGCGGCGTTCAGTTTCTTCGGCGAGGGTGGCGGCCGGGCGGAGATGGCTCCATTACAAGACTGCAGCCGCGAAGATTTGGCACTCCCGGGTGATGGTCCGACGCTGCCGCCACCAACTCCTCCGCCGATACTGCCGCTGGAACTGGCGCTCAGAGTGGTTCGCCTTAAACTGCGTCTCTGCTCGCGATCCTCGTGAATCCGCTTCAGACGCCGCGACGGGACAGGACGGGGTGTACTGCCGGCACTCGGAGTACGGACACTGGCCGGACTGGCACTGCCCCCGACCGGGACATCCGGCTGGGATCTTCCTGCTTCACCGCCACCGGTAGCGATGGGTATGTTTCGGGTGCGAAGCGTCCTCTTGGTCATGTCCAGGCCGAGACCCAGTCCGAGGCTGCACAGGCTGCTGCGCAACTGGCGCTTGTTGACACCACTGCTGGCCGTGAGGCTGTGGCTGCGCCGGGTCATCATCATGGAACTGCTACCTGCCCCTGTACTCGAGCTGGAGGCCACCACATTCCCGCTACGCCGACGACTGGCCGCCGAGGCGTTGATCTCCCTGCTGGCAACCTCTACACCAGATCCGCTTACTCCGCCGCCACCAACTCGACCCTCCACTGGATGGCTGGATGTTCCGCCGGCGCCACCAATTCCAATTCCCGAACCGGCACCATTGCTGTCGCCATAGGCAACTATGGCGGCGGCACTGGCGCCGATAAAGGACTTGGGCTTGCTGGGCTTGAACATCTGGCGTCGGCGGGTCTGCATGTGCTGATGGTTTTCGTTCGGCACATTGCGGTAGCGACGCATCTGACGGATGCGGGTATTCGAGTTGGTAACAGAGACATTTGCGGTGGATGATTCCCCTGCCAGGACACTGGCCCGTTCCAGGGCCTCGCCCACACCCGGCTTGTCCGATACGGGTGAGATGTCCGCATCCTGGAGCTTCTGGATCTGCTCGAAAATATAATGCACAGCATGGGCGTCTTCTTTACGGATTTCCGCCACAGTTTCCGCCAGCATTGAGACGAGTCCCTGCTCCTGATTCCTCTGCTCCTGTTGCTTCTTCTCCGGCTTTTGTGGCTTCTTCGGCTCGGATTTGATTTCTGGTCTTCGACTTGGCTTCTGTGGCAGTTCCGATGGCATCTCCTCATCCAGTTCCTCGCCAGGAACTGCAATTTCCTCCGTCGGTGTGGGTGGCAGTGTGGAGCTAACTTCATTATCCTGTAGCTCCGGTTCGGGTTCGAGTTCGGGTTCCAGCTCGACATCACCATCGACCTCTTCCGGCTCTGATGCAGCTGTCCATTCGTTGGTCGTCGAATAGTGGAACTCCTGCTGGCCAGAACTACTGCTGGCCACCTCCATTTGCTGTTCccgctgctgttgttgttgctgctgctgctgctgctgctcgagGGCCACCTGCTCCTCCTCGGCCCGCTCCTGCTGCAGCAGGGCGTCCAGTTCGAGCAGCTCGGCTGGCTGTTGCCACGACTCCTGGGCCACACGCTCCCGTTCCCGCCGCGTCTCCAGCTGCGTGAGGGAATAGCCCTCCTGCTGCTGGTagtgctgctgctcctggatCATCTCCTGGACACTGCAGGAGGCAGCTGCTTGGGCTGCGGCGGACTGGGAATGAACCACAGCTGCTGCCGCGGCCGCCGAACGAGATCGTGCCTCCTGTTCCTCCTGTTCGTTGAGCAGCGAATTGTAGGACTCGGCGAAGCTGTAACTGCTCTCCAGATGCTGTTCCAGTTCGGGATTAGCGCTACCCGGCGCCACAGAGTTGCCGTAAATGGCGCACTTGTCGATGCTGGTGTGGGAGTACATTGTGAGGTCGGGAGTGGCGTCATTCAAGCGGTTACGCTCGTCCGGCTCGGGATCTGGCTCTGGTTCGGTGCCGCCAGTCCACGAATTGTTGATCGTCGACTTGCGCCATGTCTTGCGCGGCTTAAACCAATTCTCGACAGCCTCCACATGCTCCTCCGCCTCCTCAGGATCGGGCTGTGGctcctcctcatcctcctccGTCTCATCCTCGTCCAGGCCAAAGTAATCAAAGTCACGATACGGCTCCGGTGGCAAATGTCGCTTCGCCAAGGCACTGTAGGGTGTTTCCAGGTgatactcctcctcctcgatgaAGAACTCCTGCGGACAGCTATTCTCGCTATCCACCGGCACCACCAcatcatcctcctcctcctcgaccGTCatcgcctccgcctccaccaACAGATCCACATCCATATCGGGATCACGTGCCAGAGCGGGCGTTTGGGGAGCAGTTCCTTGTTGGGTATTGGAAGTGGTGGTGTGAGAGGCCGCTGGTGTTAGTATCACAGTTACCACGGACGTGTTGTCCGCCCGCATCTTCTTGGAGGCCCACGTTTTGAGGGCCTGATCGACCAGCGCCTTGCTGGGATTCATGACGTCCTGCTCGTTCAGTATCTCACCGATAAGGTGCTCCTTTCGGACACAATCCACCGCCTCCTGGGGCGTCACCACATTCCACAGACCATCGGTGCCGAAGATCAGGCATCTATTGAATGAGGAGAGCCACATTAGATAATCCTTTATGGTTAAATAACTGATTCCACTTACCTGAAGGTACTCGGATCTATTTTCACAACTTTAACATCGGGATCGGGACTGACTACGAACTCCTTGCACCGGGAATTATAGCTCCAGAGATCGCCCAGGGATCGGGCCACTGCCAGGAAGGGTATATCATCGACCAAAGTTCGTCGGCGGATGGGACCGCGATGCATCGGATCCCGGGGACGATTCCAGACCACTCGCGGCACACCAGACTTGATGGCCACATTGCCGCCGGAACGCTGGATCCTTGTCTTCTCCGCCAGAGACTCGGGCTTGTGGTCGGTGGTTAGTTGGCGGGCCTGCCAGTTGCGTTCGCCCTTTCGCTGGTAGCCCAGGACGATCCCAGAGTCACCGACATGACCGATGTAGATCTTCTCCCGCCGCATAAATGCCACGGTGGCGGTGGTGCCGGCTGTACTCAGGTGGCCATTGGCAGTTCGTGGCCATTTCTCTGCGGGATTAGGGGTTTTAAAGGttagaaattataaaataaactagaatatttcataaaatta
Encoded here:
- the LOC6503541 gene encoding uncharacterized protein LOC6503541, which produces MLPANRSSSNSSYSNSGNITNTNRCLIKSAIERTVVRLRGTPPVATPTKPEEEPEDVTVVEYDIINFYADSSPRMSPRIVVNPRQLSPVSPARPGSTINSSHSSSPALDASSSSSSVVGCATPARRTVMEQQSSGGGGEDLSHPAGERKSQLHALPIAMSSRSRGGGGVASSRLRRQAAIVPARSIVTEANSSGNSSGNSASSSSSSDSSSSSPTPSSPCSTLGVNMRVTGQCSQGGRKYMEDQFSVAYQESPLTHELEYAFFGIYDGHGGPEAAVFAKEHLMLEIVKQKLFWSDKDEDVLRAIREGYIATHFAMWREQEKWPRTANGHLSTAGTTATVAFMRREKIYIGHVGDSGIVLGYQRKGERNWQARQLTTDHKPESLAEKTRIQRSGGNVAIKSGVPRVVWNRPRDPMHRGPIRRRTLVDDIPFLAVARSLGDLWSYNSRCKEFVVSPDPDVKVVKIDPSTFRCLIFGTDGLWNVVTPQEAVDCVRKEHLIGEILNEQDVMNPSKALVDQALKTWASKKMRADNTSVVTVILTPAASHTTTSNTQQGTAPQTPALARDPDMDVDLLVEAEAMTVEEEEDDVVVPVDSENSCPQEFFIEEEEYHLETPYSALAKRHLPPEPYRDFDYFGLDEDETEEDEEEPQPDPEEAEEHVEAVENWFKPRKTWRKSTINNSWTGGTEPEPDPEPDERNRLNDATPDLTMYSHTSIDKCAIYGNSVAPGSANPELEQHLESSYSFAESYNSLLNEQEEQEARSRSAAAAAAVVHSQSAAAQAAASCSVQEMIQEQQHYQQQEGYSLTQLETRRERERVAQESWQQPAELLELDALLQQERAEEEQVALEQQQQQQQQQQQREQQMEVASSSSGQQEFHYSTTNEWTAASEPEEVDGDVELEPELEPEPELQDNEVSSTLPPTPTEEIAVPGEELDEEMPSELPQKPSRRPEIKSEPKKPQKPEKKQQEQRNQEQGLVSMLAETVAEIRKEDAHAVHYIFEQIQKLQDADISPVSDKPGVGEALERASVLAGESSTANVSVTNSNTRIRQMRRYRNVPNENHQHMQTRRRQMFKPSKPKSFIGASAAAIVAYGDSNGAGSGIGIGGAGGTSSHPVEGRVGGGGVSGSGVEVASREINASAASRRRSGNVVASSSSTGAGSSSMMMTRRSHSLTASSGVNKRQLRSSLCSLGLGLGLDMTKRTLRTRNIPIATGGGEAGRSQPDVPVGGSASPASVRTPSAGSTPRPVPSRRLKRIHEDREQRRSLRRTTLSASSSGSIGGGVGGGSVGPSPGSAKSSRLQSCNGAISARPPPSPKKLNAAVPTLAIGTRAYTAALAAAADHLNKRWSLRSSSSSSSSNSSSSNTQNTNNNNSNLITAISCYSARSRGAGVVGSGATASPMGQPGGGGAGAGGGATRRR